Proteins from one Mycobacterium sp. SMC-2 genomic window:
- a CDS encoding amidohydrolase family protein codes for MLPDDAKIISVDDHVIEHPRVWLDRVPAKYAEVAPRIVKLPDGNDTWLYEGSKSGNFALNAVAGKHPRDFGMDPRSYDDMLPGCHDIADRIKDMNIEGVWAQLCFPNFGGFAGSTFHKAKDKDFAKLCISAYNDFILDEWCAYAPERQIPLMMVPFWDIEASVAEVERTAAKGAKSISFIEAPHKVGLPSFHTDHWDPLLRVCEEAGLPLSMHFGSGGMPQGLAPDGDLFIGIALFGLNSMMATVDLLMSEVFYKFPKLKVALSEGGIGWMPYLLERIDYSFGRHKYWCNINADKLPSELFREHIYGCFISDRSGIEQRHRIGVDNIIFESDYPHSDSNWPHTRKLLAEHLVDVPDDEARKIVELNARTLYNFWG; via the coding sequence ATGCTGCCCGACGACGCCAAGATCATCTCCGTCGACGACCACGTCATCGAACACCCCCGAGTGTGGCTGGATCGCGTGCCCGCCAAGTACGCCGAGGTGGCTCCGCGCATCGTCAAGCTGCCCGACGGCAACGACACCTGGCTCTATGAGGGCAGTAAGTCCGGGAACTTTGCCCTCAACGCCGTTGCGGGCAAGCATCCCCGCGACTTCGGGATGGACCCGCGCAGCTACGACGACATGTTGCCCGGGTGTCATGACATCGCCGACCGCATCAAGGACATGAACATCGAGGGCGTGTGGGCGCAGCTGTGTTTCCCCAACTTCGGCGGATTCGCCGGCAGCACATTTCACAAGGCCAAGGACAAGGACTTCGCGAAGCTGTGCATCAGCGCCTACAACGACTTCATCCTCGACGAATGGTGCGCCTACGCCCCCGAACGTCAGATCCCGCTGATGATGGTTCCGTTCTGGGATATCGAGGCCTCGGTCGCCGAAGTCGAGCGCACTGCGGCCAAGGGCGCGAAGTCCATCTCCTTCATCGAGGCGCCGCACAAGGTCGGGCTGCCGTCGTTTCACACCGACCACTGGGATCCGCTGCTGCGCGTCTGCGAGGAAGCAGGATTGCCGCTGTCCATGCACTTCGGCTCCGGCGGGATGCCGCAGGGGCTCGCCCCCGACGGCGACCTGTTCATCGGCATCGCGTTGTTCGGGTTGAACTCGATGATGGCCACTGTCGACCTGCTGATGTCGGAGGTGTTCTACAAGTTCCCCAAACTCAAGGTCGCGCTGTCCGAGGGCGGCATCGGATGGATGCCCTACCTGTTGGAGCGCATCGACTACTCGTTCGGCCGGCACAAGTACTGGTGCAACATCAACGCCGACAAGTTGCCCTCGGAGCTGTTCCGCGAGCACATCTACGGCTGCTTCATCTCCGACCGGTCCGGGATCGAGCAGCGCCACCGCATCGGCGTGGACAACATCATCTTCGAAAGCGACTACCCGCATTCGGATTCGAACTGGCCGCACACCCGCAAGCTGCTCGCCGAACACCTGGTCGACGTGCCGGACGACGAGGCACGCAAGATCGTCGAGCTCAACGCCCGCACCCTGTACAACTTCTGGGGCTGA
- a CDS encoding ferredoxin, whose product MKVTVDPDLCEVNGLCVLAAPEVFDLVDDDVVDILLPEPPSDMESAVADAVIACPKQALRLFTD is encoded by the coding sequence ATGAAGGTGACAGTCGACCCCGATCTCTGTGAAGTCAATGGATTATGCGTGCTAGCGGCCCCCGAGGTGTTCGATCTTGTCGATGACGACGTCGTCGACATCCTGCTTCCAGAACCGCCGTCCGACATGGAGTCGGCCGTCGCCGACGCAGTGATCGCCTGCCCTAAGCAGGCATTGCGACTATTTACGGACTGA
- a CDS encoding SDR family oxidoreductase — translation MTVDNVLVITGGAGGMGLACARALVDRGRLLLVDVREDLLEQARKALSGHGADVETLRCNVTSPADVAAVADRVRELGRLRCLVHTAGMSPEMADAATVLDVDLAGSVRITDALFSLVNPGSSAVLIGSIAGYSDVPAAVEPLLDDPLADGFLAAIEQALGKALDSATAYVLAKRGVTRLAERLATPWGKMGGRTVAISPGLIDTPMGRLELDRQEIIPVMIEVTPVKRPDRPLPGRPEDIAATVAFLESDAAAFISGCDIRVDGGLVGAGKHLAGVS, via the coding sequence ATGACTGTGGACAACGTTCTGGTGATCACCGGGGGTGCGGGCGGTATGGGGCTGGCCTGCGCCCGCGCACTGGTCGATCGTGGCCGTCTGCTGCTCGTGGACGTGCGCGAGGATCTCCTCGAGCAGGCGCGCAAGGCCCTGAGCGGACATGGGGCTGACGTCGAGACGCTGCGCTGCAACGTGACCTCCCCCGCCGACGTCGCCGCGGTCGCCGATCGGGTACGCGAGCTTGGGCGTCTGCGCTGCCTCGTGCACACCGCGGGTATGTCACCGGAAATGGCCGATGCGGCGACAGTGCTCGACGTCGATCTGGCCGGATCGGTGCGCATCACTGACGCCTTGTTCTCGTTGGTTAACCCGGGCAGTTCCGCGGTCCTGATCGGATCGATCGCGGGCTACAGCGACGTTCCCGCCGCCGTCGAACCGTTGCTGGACGATCCGCTGGCCGACGGGTTCCTCGCTGCCATCGAACAGGCCCTGGGCAAGGCGCTCGACAGTGCCACGGCCTATGTCCTGGCCAAACGCGGCGTGACCCGGCTAGCGGAACGGCTGGCCACGCCGTGGGGCAAAATGGGCGGACGCACCGTCGCGATCTCGCCCGGCCTGATCGACACACCGATGGGCAGGCTGGAACTGGATCGTCAGGAGATCATCCCGGTCATGATCGAGGTGACCCCGGTAAAACGTCCGGACCGGCCGCTGCCAGGGCGGCCCGAGGACATCGCCGCCACGGTGGCCTTCCTGGAGTCCGATGCCGCGGCGTTCATCTCCGGCTGCGACATCCGCGTCGACGGTGGACTGGTGGGCGCGGGCAAGCACCTTGCGGGTGTTAGTTGA
- a CDS encoding alpha/beta hydrolase: MAAIGATWIDPEISESLHGFPDFDFSLDKLPAMRSGSMFEPQSAPDVERIELTTEAGGIALSVLRPVESANEPPVLYWMHGGGMVIGNRHMDDARLIEWSRSLGCVCISVEYRLAPEASYPAPLDDCEAGLRFIVEHADDLRIDRQRIGIGGRSAGGALVAGLALRCRDGANVPLAFQYLEYPMLDDRGLTTSSQLEGLPVWTRESNAFGWRSYLGDRYRTEDVPGDAAPARATELSGLPSTFIGVGTADCLRDESIDFAARLCRAAVPTELHVYAGAVHGFDMFADTAVARTAARDSADWLARQFGQRTIG, from the coding sequence ATGGCGGCGATCGGAGCGACCTGGATCGACCCGGAGATCAGCGAAAGCCTGCACGGATTTCCGGATTTCGACTTCTCGCTCGACAAACTTCCGGCCATGCGCAGCGGGTCGATGTTCGAGCCACAGTCCGCACCCGACGTCGAGCGCATCGAACTCACCACAGAAGCAGGTGGTATCGCGCTGTCCGTGCTGCGACCCGTCGAATCCGCCAACGAGCCGCCCGTCCTGTACTGGATGCACGGCGGTGGGATGGTGATCGGCAACCGGCACATGGACGATGCGCGCCTGATCGAGTGGTCCCGCTCATTGGGTTGTGTCTGCATCAGCGTCGAATACCGGCTGGCACCCGAAGCTTCCTACCCCGCACCGCTGGACGACTGCGAGGCCGGGTTGCGGTTCATCGTCGAGCACGCCGATGATCTCCGCATCGACCGGCAGCGGATCGGGATCGGCGGACGCAGTGCCGGTGGGGCACTCGTTGCCGGCCTGGCCCTGCGGTGCCGCGACGGCGCGAACGTCCCCTTGGCATTCCAATACCTGGAGTATCCGATGCTCGATGACCGCGGCCTCACCACGTCGAGCCAGCTCGAAGGATTGCCAGTTTGGACCCGGGAATCCAACGCGTTCGGCTGGCGCAGTTACCTCGGTGACCGGTATCGCACCGAAGACGTGCCAGGAGATGCGGCGCCGGCGCGGGCGACCGAATTAAGTGGTCTGCCATCGACTTTCATTGGTGTCGGCACGGCCGACTGCCTGCGTGATGAGTCGATCGACTTCGCGGCGCGACTGTGCCGGGCGGCGGTACCCACCGAACTGCACGTCTACGCGGGCGCCGTGCATGGCTTCGACATGTTCGCCGACACCGCGGTGGCTCGAACCGCGGCACGCGACAGCGCGGACTGGCTGGCGCGCCAGTTCGGCCAGCGCACTATCGGCTAG
- a CDS encoding acyl-CoA dehydrogenase family protein, with protein sequence MSDEQRMLLESSRKLLARESPISRVRELADQDEHGYDDRVWQLGAELGWAGLLIAEEYDGLGRDLVDVALIAEEHGRRVQPGPLIGNALAAVAISQSGRHDLCSEILPLLAGGRGVAAWAFAESRQPWDADEVGAVATEHAGGFRLRGIKVAVQDADGAGWIVVTAQLGGRLAQFLVDGRAAGIGMRRQRTLDITRRLDEVEFDDVAVPLSALLHAGEAAEAAVAHQNRCGAVLVSADNVGVGEAVLEMTVQYAKLRVQFGRPIGSFQAVKHKCATMRMWLQASKAATYYAAMAVAADADDAEEAASVAKAYTSAAIAALTSEALQVHGGIGFTWEHDLHLYHRRAKANQVLFGDPYLHHERLAAALEKATA encoded by the coding sequence ATGAGTGATGAACAACGGATGCTCCTGGAAAGCAGCCGCAAGTTGCTGGCACGCGAATCGCCGATCAGTCGCGTGCGCGAACTCGCCGATCAGGATGAGCACGGCTACGACGACCGCGTGTGGCAGTTGGGCGCGGAACTGGGATGGGCCGGGCTACTCATCGCCGAGGAGTATGACGGTTTGGGGCGGGATCTGGTGGACGTCGCGCTGATCGCCGAGGAACATGGTAGGAGGGTGCAGCCGGGCCCGCTCATCGGTAATGCCCTTGCGGCAGTGGCGATCTCACAGTCGGGACGCCACGACCTGTGCTCGGAGATATTGCCGCTGCTGGCCGGTGGCCGGGGTGTCGCAGCGTGGGCCTTCGCGGAGTCGCGCCAGCCGTGGGACGCCGACGAAGTGGGCGCGGTGGCTACCGAACACGCCGGGGGCTTCCGGCTGCGCGGCATCAAGGTCGCCGTGCAGGACGCCGACGGCGCGGGCTGGATTGTGGTCACCGCCCAACTGGGGGGTCGCCTGGCGCAATTCCTCGTCGACGGACGGGCCGCGGGGATCGGTATGCGGCGACAGCGCACCCTCGACATCACCCGGCGCCTCGACGAGGTCGAGTTCGACGATGTAGCGGTACCGTTGTCGGCGCTGCTGCACGCAGGCGAGGCGGCGGAAGCGGCGGTGGCGCACCAAAATCGTTGTGGCGCAGTTCTCGTCAGCGCCGACAATGTCGGTGTCGGTGAAGCCGTGTTGGAGATGACCGTCCAGTACGCAAAGCTGCGGGTGCAGTTCGGGCGCCCTATCGGTAGCTTCCAGGCCGTTAAACACAAGTGCGCGACGATGCGGATGTGGCTGCAAGCCTCGAAGGCCGCGACCTATTACGCGGCGATGGCCGTGGCTGCCGATGCGGATGATGCCGAGGAAGCCGCCAGCGTCGCCAAGGCTTACACCTCTGCGGCAATCGCCGCTCTGACCAGCGAAGCCCTTCAGGTGCACGGCGGTATCGGCTTCACGTGGGAACACGACCTGCATCTCTACCACCGCCGGGCCAAGGCGAACCAAGTCCTATTCGGTGATCCCTACCTGCACCACGAGCGGCTCGCGGCGGCGCTGGAAAAGGCGACCGCCTAG
- a CDS encoding acyl-CoA dehydrogenase family protein: MKLEQDPEIEGFRAEVRDFLEKHRPPVRTMGKAGVRAPDSEDIPALRTWTAQLFEAGYVGADWPVEWGGVGTKDALRATVVGEEMARARVPTPIGAGLLAAAALIHCGRPDQQRRYLPRIRTGEDIWCQLFSEPSAGSDLASLATRARRDGDDFVVDGQKVWTTNGQHAQLGYLLARTNPDAPKHAGITAFVLDMTSPGVDVRPLREITGTSDFNEVFFDGVRIPADNVLGGVDQGWKVATTSLVEERSSVGAAGIIQLRAVRDAVAMARSLRRGSAPALDSDAVRQDIGRLYTAARVSVRLGQYNLSRALSGESDPGDAPLAKVLYSETNLALTEFGLGLQGTDALLTEDDPEAIAGGWWQDAFLYSRALTIAGGANEVLRNMIAERSLGLPREPRGS; the protein is encoded by the coding sequence ATGAAGCTGGAACAGGATCCGGAGATCGAGGGTTTCCGCGCCGAGGTGAGAGATTTCCTCGAGAAGCACCGCCCGCCGGTGCGCACGATGGGTAAAGCGGGGGTGCGTGCGCCCGACTCCGAGGACATTCCCGCCCTGCGGACATGGACCGCCCAGCTGTTCGAGGCCGGATATGTGGGCGCTGACTGGCCCGTCGAATGGGGCGGTGTCGGCACCAAAGACGCACTCCGCGCGACCGTCGTCGGCGAAGAAATGGCGCGGGCTCGGGTGCCCACGCCGATCGGCGCCGGCCTGCTGGCCGCCGCGGCCCTCATCCACTGCGGGCGGCCCGACCAGCAGAGGCGCTACCTGCCCCGGATCCGGACCGGCGAGGACATCTGGTGCCAGCTATTCAGCGAGCCCAGCGCCGGCAGCGACCTGGCGAGTCTGGCCACCCGCGCGCGTCGCGACGGCGATGACTTCGTCGTCGACGGTCAAAAGGTCTGGACCACCAACGGCCAACACGCGCAACTCGGCTACCTGTTGGCGCGAACCAACCCCGATGCGCCCAAGCACGCCGGCATCACCGCGTTCGTCCTGGACATGACGAGCCCGGGCGTCGACGTGCGGCCACTGCGTGAGATCACCGGCACCAGCGACTTCAACGAAGTCTTCTTCGATGGTGTGCGGATACCCGCGGACAACGTGCTCGGCGGCGTCGACCAAGGCTGGAAGGTCGCCACCACCAGCCTCGTCGAGGAGCGCTCCAGTGTGGGCGCCGCGGGCATCATCCAGTTGCGTGCGGTGCGCGATGCGGTGGCGATGGCACGGTCGCTGCGACGCGGATCCGCCCCAGCGCTGGACAGTGATGCCGTCCGCCAAGACATTGGTCGGCTCTACACGGCCGCGCGGGTCAGCGTTCGGCTGGGCCAATACAACTTGTCGCGCGCGTTGAGTGGCGAATCCGATCCCGGCGACGCTCCGCTGGCCAAGGTGCTCTACAGCGAGACCAATCTCGCGCTCACCGAGTTCGGGCTCGGGCTGCAGGGCACCGATGCGCTGCTCACCGAAGACGACCCCGAGGCGATCGCGGGCGGCTGGTGGCAGGACGCCTTCCTTTATTCGCGGGCACTGACAATCGCCGGTGGTGCCAACGAGGTATTGCGCAACATGATCGCCGAGCGCTCGCTTGGATTGCCCAGGGAACCGCGCGGTTCTTGA